ttgatgtccaacctggcccagcctgaggccgttccctctcctcctgtccctgttcccccccagctgtcccctcctgtcaggagctgtgcagagccacaaggtcccccctgagcctccttttctccaggctgagcccctttcccaactccttcagcctctcctggcgctccagccccatccccagctccgttccctgccctggacacgctccagcccctcaatgtccttcttctGAGGGGCCTCAATTTCATATAAAGAACTAGTTTTGGTTCCATGTTTCGGCAAATTTAGGCTGTGACTTTGgcttcataaatatttcaaactgTGTATTGTGGGCTTGTGAGTCAGGCCAGTTACCCTGAgctgttttcttatttctcatCTGTTTACAGGACCTGTTAGAAAAGTGCAGATTTCTCTTCCACCTGGGATAAACCTGGAATATAGCTGCTGCTTCTTGTGCAGGCTTCTGCCTCAgcattcctttttctcctggcCTTGCAGAGTCACAGGCAGAGAATGTGCTTAGCAGGTCTCCCCCTGTACAGAACTAGGCTCTtgagcagaaatatttatatacagAACTATATAAAGCTAATTCTTGGTGCTTTTACCTTGCTGCAGATTACCTGCCTTGATATATCCAGTGGTGGAGGACTCGGAGTGTCTACCAGCACGGACGGGACCATGAAAATATGGCAGGCTGCAAATGGAGAAATAAGAGTAAGAACATCTGGCTTGGATGTTTTTGTGTTGCCTGTGACATTCCTGAAGTCCTGAAGGCCATGACTTTGGTCAGGCTGTCCACACCCTGTGAAGAATGTGGCTTTTTAATGACAAGCTAATTGAAATTGGGCATCTTGGAGGCTTTAAGTCAAATCTGCTGGAAAAGGTGGCTTCTCCCAAGGGGGATGTTGCTCAGAGAGGTACTCAGGAGTAACAGGTCACTGACAGCCCCTATCCTGCATGGTAAAGGCACTGAATTTCTtatgaaagagagaagaggaaaaaagatttcGGTGCTGGATTAGCTCCATCCTGGCTTGTGGCCTTCCCAGTAAAGAGGGAAAGCTCCTTCTTGTGGAGCATGACCTGTCAGCTCCTTGTTTGGCAGAGGATAAAGACATTTAACCTGTCTAGCAGCAAATATAGTATCTTCTGCTATGTAATTAGCTGCTCAAATGATAGAGGGAGGCCCAAAGTCACCTCTTTGACTGCCCCAAATCCAGACCACTCCATTCCAGCAATGCAGACCCAGAGGATTTGAGTTTAATCCTTTGCCCATGTGGGAATGCCAAGTTTTCCAGTGTCATAACTCAATGACTGCTCGGCACGAGGATGATGACAATGGAACTAGCACGtagttctttgtttttccagagaCTTTTGGAAGGCCATGTGTATGATGTGAATTGTTGCAGGTTTTTCCCATCGGGCCTCGTGGTTCTGAGTGGGGGAATGGATGCCCAGCTAAAGATCTGGTCAGCAGAAGATGCCAGCTGTGTAGTAACATTTAAAGGTCACAAAGGAGGTACAGAGCCCTTAAAATGCTTCATTTGCTGTGTGTGTACTTGCCTTGCACTCCAGGGCTGATGTCCAGTCTGCAACCTGCTGCACTCTGTGTTTCATGTCTGGAATGTGGCATCAGATGCCCAAAACACTACCCCAAATTCTCTCTTCCCTGAGCTGCCAATTGCTGTGTCCAGGCTCTGGTTTACTCTGTCCCATGAGGTGCTGGGCTTGATTGAGAGGTTAACAAACCCCGTGGCTGGCTGCCCTAAACTTGATTCACTGAAAAACCCATCTTGTGCTGATTTGTTCTTACATGATTTGGGGGTTGGAACTTGTTCTTCAAGGTCCCTCCccacccaagccattctataaTCTGTTTGTGGGCattgaaaatgcttttgcagCCATGTCCTCTAACCAAACCAGGGGGTGTGGCAGAACCTTGGTCAGAGTGACGCTGCCAGTCACTCTCCAGGTGACTTTAGTCACTGCTTATTCCTCCAGCCCAAACTGCTGCAGTCTGTTTGCTTGGCTTATCCTGTCCTTTGAGCTTCTGTGGGGCAAGTGGCAATTAAATCTTCTGACCACCTGGCTGTATTCTGTTAAGAAAACCATTGTCATTTTTCAGATCCAAATTTGACAGCCcacagtaaaataaagtaattaagGGGTCTTAGAGCCAGCAGACACTGCTCTTTGATGTTGCTGTAGCTGGACAACAAGGATGATGCTTTTGGGATTATCCAGGGGTGGACATGAGAACGTTTAAAAGTGCCAGGCTCTTTTCTGCCCAAATTGGATTCATTTTGTGCGGCACCAGCTCGGGCTGAGGTGAGGTGCTGCTGATCATTTGATTGATAATATCTTCCCTTTGTGCCAGATGGTGGTTCCACACTGTGGGGttttctgggagctgctgccttccaCAGGCACCTTTTTCTAGAAGCACAACTTGTCTGTGTGTGCCTGCTGTCACTGGGGACAGCGGCCTGGAGCCAGTAGTCGAGTTCAGCTCGGGAAATCGGGTGTTTTTTGTGTCCCTATGGACACAGTCTTTGGTTTCATGCAGGTGTTCTGGACACTGCCATTGTGGATCGGGGAAGGAACGTCCTGTCCTGCTCCAGGGATGGCACTGCCCGTCTCTGGGACTGTGGGAAGTCTGCCTGCCTGGGCGTCATCGCTGACTGCGGCTCTCCCGTCAACGGCATCGCCGTGGGCACCGCTGACAACTCCCTGAACCTGGGCACACCCGAGAAACCTCCCAGTAAGGGCCTTTCCCTTGAAATCCCCCTCATCTCCCCGTCCCAAACTGCTTAGGTTTGTCCCCAGTAATCCCAAGTGTCGGGAATGCTGCTCCATGCCCTCGTGGCACCgtgggaagggaacagagcgCTCCGGTCCTGGGTGGAATTCAGCCCTATCAACCTTCATCACTACTGAGTGATGAAGACTGAGCTCTGCGTGGTTGCTGGCCTTCCTGGGGTCTCGGGATCTGGAGGAATCTTGCTGCAATTCAGCTGGGGTGATCCAAGCTGTTGGGTTCTGATCCCACCAAGGTTTGTTGTGCAGCTACAGCTGGAATTGCCTGTTGTCCTTTTTCCAGGTGAACGTGAGGTGGGGACAGAagggaaaatcctgctgctggctcgAGAGGACAAGAAGCTTCAAGGAGTGGgactgcagagcaggcagccagTAAGGATCTGGGGCTGtcagagcactgggatggggaacTGAGCCATGTTAAACCTAATTTGGAGGAGAGGTCAAAGCCTGGTGCAATAAAGGGAtgctctctctccttcctcctgggCAGATTTTTATGTGAGGAGTAAGAATTGCTCAGGATTTAACTTGAGAACAGGGAAgacagtatttaaaattaaacagtgGCAGCTGTACCATCTTCTGAATAAATGTCTGCTTCCCTCTCGTGGGTGTCCCACGTGCCTGACACTTGGTTTGTTCCCAAATCCTCAGGTGTTCCTCTTCATTGGATCTGATGCCTTCAACTGCTGCACGTTCCTGTCAAGCACCTACGTTCTGGCAGGGACTCAGGATGGGAATATCTACCAGCTGGATGTGAGAAACACAAAGTGAGTGCGTGCCTGGGACAAACAGCCAGTGTTTTGGCTGGAAAAGAGAGGCAGAGGGTgctgccaggcagtgccacttCCAAGGGGTGCATCCCATTGCATCCTGAGCCTCTTGCATTATTTTGACGTGCTGTGTGTATTGTTGTATAAAATTTGTatcattttatatttgtatcATCTGTGTGCGCACACGTGTAGATAAATGGGGCAGAAAACTTCTCGTCATCAACACTCCCACACTGCCCATTTCATTCCCTCTTGTGGATCCTGACACTTACCCTGATCCTCATTCCAGCACAGGACTGGAACTGAGCTGTGGCATTTTATTGCTGTTCCCTGCTAACTCAGTCCATAGGAAAAAATcaaggaatggtttgggttggaaaggaccccTTAAAGCTCAccccttcccatgggcagggacacctcccactgtccccaagcccccatccagcctggccttgggcactcccagggatgcaggggcagccccagctgctctgatCAACAATCCTCATCCCTtgtttctgctcctttccctAGTGCTCCAATCCAGGTGATCCACAGATCAGGAGCGCCAGTGCTTTCCCTGCTCCCGTACCGGGATGGATTTATTGCCAGCCAAGGTAATCCCAGGGCTGTTTGGTGCCCCTAGAAATCCTGTAATCAAGTCAAGGAGCCTTGTGCTCTTTGGGCATTGTCCTCTTGCCCCTTTGCTTTGGGGTTTCCACCCTCCATATCCCTCATACCCCTCCAAAACGGGGCCTCCAAGGCGCTggagccttttcccactggaattTCTGTCTGCAATTAAGAGCGTGGCTGGTTCCACTGACTGGCTGCTGTGCCTTCCTCGCAGGGGATGGCACCTGCTTCATTGTTCAGCAGGACCTGGATTATGTCCTGGATCTCACCGAGGCCGACTGCGACCCCGTGTACAAGGTGAGGAACGTGGGGTATCCCTGaggagaagggacagggaaagCTGATgccaggcaggaggcagctgcctTTACCTCAGGCTTTTCACCTCAGCAGCTTCCTTCACACAGTTGGCTTCTGAGctcatctttgttttttctaCCTGAATAATCCTGATATTTTGCATAAACCAATCCTCTGCAGAATTCCCTGACTTTATCTCGGTtgtgcaggagctggctggagtGGTGGAGTcggagcagctctggcagaaCTGTGTTCCTATAAAAAGTGTGGATAAAGAGTGCTGGGAGAATCCTGAGGGTAAAAGCAAGGGTGCTGCCTGACCCAtcttgttccctttttttttttttttttccttcttcaggtGGCTTCTTGGGAGAAGGAAATCTACAcgtgctgcagggatgggataGTGAGGAGATACCAACTTGGTGACCTTTAAGTGTTTGAAGGGGCCGAATAAAGGAGAAGCGTGTGGGAAAGGCTCTTGCAAGCCGATTTTCCTGGCATGTGCGTGTACAAGTTTGAGGCTGTTGGGATGACCAGGCTCCACACACAGTGTTTTTGTAATGGGTCACATTTTTTGCTACTACACAGCTGGGATCAATTTCTAATTTAGAGAGGACCTTGTGTTGCAATGATGTTGTGGTTGCATTTCCAGTGCTGAAAATATGCTGTTTGTagtgggggggggaaataaataaataaaggggGAGAGGGGGTGCAGTGAAAGTGACTGTCACAGTATAGCGTGAAATAAACCGCTGCTTTGATAACACCTGTGTTAATACACGTGTTTCCATGAAAACTTGgggatttttaagaaaaaagagatgCGGCGGGCGAGGATTGAGCGGGCCCGGCAGAGTGCGGAAGTGAGCGGGAGAAACTACGCTTCCCGTGGTGCCCCGCGCGGCGCGGACCGGAAGTCGTGTCGCTATAGCAACGGGACGCCATGGGCCTGGACTACTAcgctgtgctggagctggaccGCGGGGCCACCGCCGACGCCATCAAGAAGGCGTGAGGGACCCCCGGCATCAGAGAGACCCCCTGGGCCGGGGGGGTGGCGGCGGGAGTGGGGCGGCGCCGTGCGTGGCTGTCCTTGGCcttccccacccctgccccacAGTGGGGACTGCGAGGGGGGGAAAGGGTCTGGGAGCAGGCCGGGCTGGGTGTGGGAATGGGGTCAGTGGGTctgggaaggctccagggagagctcagggccccttgcagggcctgaaggggctccaggagagctggagagggactggggacgagggatggagggacaggacccagggaatggctcccactgccagagggcagggatgggtgggatattgggaaggaaatCATGGCTGTGGgggtgctgagccctggcacaggtgcccagagaagctgtggctgtcccgATCCCTGGAAGTTgttccaagccccgtccagcctgggatagtggaaggtgtccctgcctatggcaggggctgggactgggatgggctttaaagtcCCCCTGAGCCCGAAGCACCCTGTGCTCCTCAGCTATCGGAAGTTGGCCCTGAAGTACCACCCACTGAAATGCAAGGAGCCCTGGGGCCCGAAGAGGTTCCAGCAGCTGGCGGAGGCCTACGATGTGCTCAGCGACCGTAAGTGGGAGTGTCCCCTTCCTCTGACcgcaggggcaggaggggctgtgaaTTCCTGCTCCCTGGCACGACCAGCTCCgtgccccacagcccagctgggaacGGGCACACACTCCCACGTCTGTCCCCCCCGTTCCTGGGAACCCCTCTTCTCCAGCCTCCCCCCAGACAAAACCTGGATCTCAGCCTGGGGCTCTGCCTCATTTTCCCAACACTTCCTTGTTCCCTAAGCTATGAAGAAAGGCATCTACGACAAATTTGGGGAGGAGGGGCTCAAAGGTGGCATCCCCTTGGAGTGTGGGAGCGACAACCCTTGGAGCGTCGGATACGTGTTCCACAACAACCCCGAGAAAGTCTTCAGGGAGTTCTTTGGAGGGGACAACCCCTTTGCAGGTAGGCTGGGAGActttggggctggctggggtCCGTCTGTGGAGCTGCCAGCTCGGAACATCAAGCGTTCCAGGAATGCTTCCCTGCCCAACTGCTCTCAGATCCCTCTGGTGCTCGGAGGAGAGATCCTGACTCCCCCTAGTCCTGGCTGGGGGAGAGGCCTGGAGGTGCTGTTCAGGCTGTCAGCTTTCCCcatctgctgctgggagccttCCTGGGATTCCCATCAAAAAGAGGGATTAGGGAGGCGAGGCTGCCATAAACACTCCTGGAAAGGAAACGGGTGGGAGGTAACGACCCCGGAGGACCCCCCAGCTCTGACCCCAGTGAGGGgctgtccctctgctccctcccacagAGTTCTTTGCCGAGGATGGCTcggaggtgctgctgccctttGGAGGGCCCCGAGGCCGGGGGGCCCTGCGGCAGGACCCCCCCGTGGTGCGGGATCTCTACGTGTCCCTCGAGGACCTGTTCCATGGCTGCACCAAGAAGATCAAGATCTCCCGCAGGGtaggggctgtggggctgaagGGGCTGGATTCTGGGGCGAGCTCTGCCCTCGCTGTGGGAccttggggatttggggatggccctgccccaggagctTGTCGCTCCAAACCCAGGAGGAGCTGAACCAGCGTTCTCCCCCCAGCTTGGCAAAGGGAATTCAGCGTGGGAGCTGGTAGGAAGCGAGGGCTGATCTCAGAGATGGGTGGGGAAGGAGCTCAGGGTGCTCTGGGCTCCCATAATTCCATTTTCACACTGCACTGTGTCTCCTTTTTGTGCCCTTGGTtgacccctctgtccccctcctTGTTGTCCCAGTCTCCTGGACCCAGCCCTGAGTCTCTCCTGCTCTAGGATatgaggaaacagcctcaagctgtgccaggggaggtttagggtggacattagggaaaatttctgcGCTGAAAGGCTGGTCAGGCAgtggaataggctgcccagggcagtagtggagtccccattcctggagggatttagagctgtgtggatgtggcacctggggatatgggttagtggtggcctgGCAATGCTGGGAGAACAACTGCACTCCatgatcttggagggcttttccgACCTAAACGATCCCACGTGATCCCTGTGATCTGATCCCCTGTGTACCCAGAGCCACTTTGGTGTGGAGTACAAGCCAGGCTTGCCCTTTCCTCTGGCGAGCAGAGCGCTGCTGACCCTCCCTCTCTGGGCCCCTCGCTGTGCACGCCCAGGTGATGAACGAGGACGGGCAGACGAGCACCATCAGGGACAAGATCCTAACCATTGACGTGCAGCCGGGGTGGCAGCGCGGCACCACGGTCACCTTTGAGAGGGAAGGAGACCAGGTGagcacagaaccacagaataatcaggtttggaagggacccctgGAGATCACCTCATCCAACACCCCCGCGCAGGCAGGAACTCATCCAGGTGgctttggaatgtctccagagaggagACTCCATGTTCCCCCCGGGCAGCTGTTCCAGTCCTGTGCCCACTCCATGGGAAAAGTTTCCCACTGCTGAGGGCACTTGGCAGCATGACCACCAGAGAGACTCAGCATTACTGTGCTCAGAAGCACTCTGAGGAGCCGTCCCTGCCTGGATTTCCCTCAGAACaggttaaagaaaaaataattgaaaggGCTGGTTTTCTTCCTGGCAGAAACACAGTTCTGGATTTGCCCTTGCCTGGGCAGGCATCTTGGATAAAAGACTCCTTTTTCTCTTAAGGGAAGAAAAtacctttcccttctctctagccagctgaaaacagcaacaaaagagCAGGAATTTGTGTCAGTTTTCCcagtataaaataattttcaggtttccaaggacaggttggacgtggcttggggcaacctggtctggtggaaggtgtccctgccaatggcagggggtggaactgggtgaattttaatgtcccttccaacccaaaccgtgCTGGCATTCCCTGATTCTGTGCTCTTTTCCCCCTCCAATTAGGGCCCAAACATCATTCCAGCTGACATCACCTTTGTTGTCCAAGAGAAGCTGCACCCAAGGTTCAAAAGGATCGACAACAACCTCCTTTATGTTGCCAAAATCTCCCTGGCAAAGGTAGAGGGCCGAGTGAGGGGCCAGAGGTTCACctttgggctctggggctgcagcagcagctcctggtgccccTCCGTGCCCGGCAGGCACTGACTGGATGCACCCTGGATGTGTGGACGCTGGATGGGAGGCTGCTGAACATCCCCATCAACGACATCGTGGAGTAAGTGCCAGGGGAAAACGGGGCTGAGCGGGCACTTGGGAGGAACTCCAACAGGTTTTCCAGCAGgtttggggctgcaggaggaggaggatgcccACAGTGAGTGACTCTTTGGGTCTGGGGCCACattgctgggagcagaggcaaGGAGAGGGCTGGGTGTGGGTGGATGAGGGTGGATGCTGGAAGAGGAGGACAAGCCCTGGGTAAAACTGGAGGAGCAAATGACCTGAGAAACCCACGtggggctctgcaggtggggctgggggccaTGGCTCCCGTGTTGGGAccatcccacagctcctctcAGCCCCTTCCTTTGCTCAGCAGCCCCAAGTACTACAAAATGGTGCCGGGAGAGGGAATGCCGCTGGCCCAGGACCCGCAGCGCAAGGGGGACCTCTACATCTACTTTGACATCCTCTTCCCCAAGAGGCTCAGCCCTGAGGTGAAAACACTCCTGAAGAGCGTCCTCCAGCCCTAGGGACAGTGaccttccccctctcccccctgcCTTATCCCCCCAGTAAAGCTTTGGAGCCAGCACTAGGACTGGGCAGAAGTTCTTCCAAATGCTGGGAACCCTACGACACAGGATCGCCCTAAAACAACAGCCTGGCCCAGGTCCAGCTGGCTTTGTGgtctctgctctccagctcccaccctgcagcagcagctctgcagccctgaggaggccgagggaggattttggggctgaTGGAGGGAGGCACCCATGGCCAAGACCCTACCCAAGAGCCTCAGtgctttattttcctaatatatATACAGAATCTGTCCCTACTAAAGCTGAGCcctgacagcacagggagaggtcAGGTAACACTTGTGTTTTCCAATGGCactccagggctgggagaatGGCCTAA
This sequence is a window from Vidua chalybeata isolate OUT-0048 chromosome 2, bVidCha1 merged haplotype, whole genome shotgun sequence. Protein-coding genes within it:
- the DNAJB13 gene encoding dnaJ homolog subfamily B member 13 isoform X2, yielding MGLDYYAVLELDRGATADAIKKAYRKLALKYHPLKCKEPWGPKRFQQLAEAYDVLSDPMKKGIYDKFGEEGLKGGIPLECGSDNPWSVGYVFHNNPEKVFREFFGGDNPFAEFFAEDGSEVLLPFGGPRGRGALRQDPPVVRDLYVSLEDLFHGCTKKIKISRRVMNEDGQTSTIRDKILTIDVQPGWQRGTTVTFEREGDQGPNIIPADITFVVQEKLHPRFKRIDNNLLYVAKISLAKALTGCTLDVWTLDGRLLNIPINDIVDPKYYKMVPGEGMPLAQDPQRKGDLYIYFDILFPKRLSPEVKTLLKSVLQP
- the PAAF1 gene encoding proteasomal ATPase-associated factor 1 — translated: MAATLRIQSDWSRALSRDEGEAWLSCRSPGKPTLYGSVTRRGLSSDGVPDIVASEGFVVGEVTKKSILISCPHENVSTKFLAPYTSFCRIHQKSITCLDISSGGGLGVSTSTDGTMKIWQAANGEIRRLLEGHVYDVNCCRFFPSGLVVLSGGMDAQLKIWSAEDASCVVTFKGHKGGVLDTAIVDRGRNVLSCSRDGTARLWDCGKSACLGVIADCGSPVNGIAVGTADNSLNLGTPEKPPSEREVGTEGKILLLAREDKKLQGVGLQSRQPVFLFIGSDAFNCCTFLSSTYVLAGTQDGNIYQLDVRNTNAPIQVIHRSGAPVLSLLPYRDGFIASQGDGTCFIVQQDLDYVLDLTEADCDPVYKVASWEKEIYTCCRDGIVRRYQLGDL
- the DNAJB13 gene encoding dnaJ homolog subfamily B member 13 isoform X1 encodes the protein MGLDYYAVLELDRGATADAIKKAYRKLALKYHPLKCKEPWGPKRFQQLAEAYDVLSDPMKKGIYDKFGEEGLKGGIPLECGSDNPWSVGYVFHNNPEKVFREFFGGDNPFAEFFAEDGSEVLLPFGGPRGRGALRQDPPVVRDLYVSLEDLFHGCTKKIKISRRVMNEDGQTSTIRDKILTIDVQPGWQRGTTVTFEREGDQGPNIIPADITFVVQEKLHPRFKRIDNNLLYVAKISLAKALTGCTLDVWTLDGRLLNIPINDIVDSPKYYKMVPGEGMPLAQDPQRKGDLYIYFDILFPKRLSPEVKTLLKSVLQP